In the Ornithodoros turicata isolate Travis chromosome 5, ASM3712646v1, whole genome shotgun sequence genome, ATATATCGCGGTCAGCTTTCCGTATTTACTAAGTGGCACCTATTAGATTTTATTTTGTTCTAGACGTAAGTCAATTTTTCTCACAAACAGCATGCTCATATAAATCGCACAACGTTTAATGCTCGATACATGTGAACCTTTTCTGTCTGTCTCGTTTTCAGCtcgctctctctttctctctgcgCTTGATTTTATCATTGAGCGACCTTTTGCAAACGTTGAAATCGAAGAAAACTACGAAAAAGGCTCTCCGTACCACATACGGGATTCGACAAGTACGCCTAAATCTCTTGTAACTTTTTGTCGAGTAGCCTCCCGAGATCTCGCCAGAAGCATAATTATATTGCTGCATAAGCACTCCTTGCGTAACAAAAGGTCGTTCATCGGAAAGTTCCAGACCTAATCCTTTAGAAATATTTGCAACATAAGCGCTTTTATTTTAATTAGTCTCGGATTTGGTACTCGCGAATCCCACCACATATGTGCTCTATAGCtagtttttttttcatgcatttttctttttttatatacacACGAACAGCAATGTGAtcaaaaggaaagaagaacgCTGCAACTGCTTGTGAACACTTCATATTAATAGTTGGAAGCTGGATGACCTTATTAGTATTAATTTATTCAGGTTTCACTCGACGTCTTTGCTGAAGGATGTCTTTATGAAGGCGGACAGTGCTTATGCTAACGAAGGTATTGCGGATGGATTCATTGTATTACTCCATACTTGTATCTACAATCTGACTTCGAGTGTGCAATTAGGCTTATCATTTTCTCAAAGAGCTACATCTTAGGCCATGAGCTGCTTCCCAGCGTCAGCATTGTAGCAAAATGAGACAAACTGTCAGGGTTAGTATCAATAGCAAGGTAGTGAACTGTGCTAATAGGTTCGTTGGAGTTTTGTGCACTCACCACGTTTATTTCGTTTGAATGGAGATCATTTGAACGTACGTGGGATCTACGTTAAATGGATAAACTCACTACAACAGCGTTTTGTCTCTGTGTTGAACCACTGCCTTTTATGAGAAAGGACGTGGATGAACAGTGGTTGAGCAGTGGTTGAGCAGTGGTTGAGCAGTGGTTGAGCAGTGGTTGAGCAGTGGTTGAGCAGTGGTTGAGCAGTGGTTGAGCAGTGGTTGAACAGTGGTTGAGCAGTGGTTGAACAGTGGTTGAACAGTGGTTGAACAGTGGTTGAACATGGTGTTAAATTTCCGAATTTCCCTTTTTGTTCTCTACAACTGTGCCAGGAATACCCAACCAATGCTTCAACTTCGACATCACATATTGTTAGTAGATTTTGAAGGTATGCGTGATAACTAACAGGGATGTTAAAGTTCCTTTTACAAAGTTCccgagttacagttacagatacTAATGGGTTCAAAAAGTGTCCGAGTTAGTTACATATAGGCCATATAGAAGAAATACACCGATACAGTTACAGGTACCCcgaaaagaagtatcgatactTTTACAATTACTTTCCTCCGTCATCTCATAGAGTAAACTGTATCATAAAGCGCATCTTCTCGGTTCATCCGATACGTTGAACAAGGCATTTCTTAGTCATAAAtgaataatattttttttttaaagattcaAGGCAGGTCGCAGTAATAAATCATAAAACTGTTTTTGTTCACAGTACATAGGATAGACGGTGCATGCCCCATTATTTACCCATGAACACTCACTCTGCCCCTTCCCTATCCAAGTTGCTTATGATGGTTTGGCTTGCACGTCATATTAGTCATAATTGTGTCGAATCGCTCGTGTACCTTCTAAAAAAAAGCCCTCGACAAAAAGGGTACAAGCTACTGACAGAGGTAACTGAGTTatatacagatacaaatacgcGTATGAAAATGTATCTGATATTTTATTCAATATACACGAAAGGTATACCTATATACAGGTACCTAGATATTTATAGTCGGAAACTTAACAACCCTGATAACTATCACTCtacgagaaaaaaaatgtagaattttctacccaagctggtagaacgacagtataCTTCTATCATTTCGGACCAATCCACGCGTGCCTTCTCctctttcccttgctcctctctctcacgttttctctaagaaaaataaagaaaaaaaaagaaaaagaagggtagaatttcctacccaagcttgtagaacgacagtttctactctgcagtttgtttctactttgcagttatacccaaaaggcaAAATTGgtttgagcagaaatgtggttgcaatgcagctctaccgagatgGATAGAAAATTCTACCATTTTTTCCTATAGAGCGCACACACAAACAGGACACACAGAGAGAAAACCGGCTGCTTATTCGGGCATTCCGTCCCCAGAATGCTTTATGGTGCCAACTTTCGATCCTGATCTGATCCCGAAACTGTTCGTCTATTCTCTCTTTCTCCACAACTGTTATAGGGATGGACCTAGACGGCTGTAGACGTTGGTGTGCCCTGCAATGCTTCAAAGGCTCTAAAAATACAACATAGAACGAAGAGACCATCACACACAATCACACCCAATAAGTGCTACCACTGCAACTCTAATCAACCTCGACATAGATACCTCAAAGGGTTGATCACATCGCGAACTGCCTCTCCGTGATGCAGTCCCAAGTGCAGCGGCACATTATAATTCCACAGCGATAGCTGGCCCAGTTTTCCCACGTGATCTGGGATTCTCTGTACTCGGTTCGGCGAAGCGGCGTCATCAAATTATCTAGATGTAAGCCTCGCCGAAACGGTCAAATGAACGGAGCGGCGCCTGCCAGGCACTGGCCAATCACAAACTGCGTCCTGGTTCATTATAATCAACCGCGCCGCATGCCGCACTCCTCTGGTGTGCATGAATGCATGAATCCATTCACTGACTCAAGCAATGTCCATGAGCTCATTGCATCAGGGAGACTGTTAGTTATAAGCTCGAAGATATAAAAGCTCAGTGTTTGTTCGTCTATTTATTTTGTAGCGTTCGCTCGCTCGCGTTTGTTTACTGCGAGGATTTGCTTTGTAATTCGTGGAGTGCATCCGCGCTCGGTACGAGAATGCGGGGCGTTAGCAGAGAGATAACGAACCGTGTAAAATTGTTGCCAGGCGAAAAAGTGATTGCATTGATGCGTCGTTAATCGGCGTACCCAgtggaaaaaaaaggaaaagggtgAAAGGTTCCCAACCTATAGTCGGAGGGATTTTGGCTCCTTCAAAACGGATTATGTGACACGCATGCgaagagcgagagagagaaagagggagaggagagacaaagaaagagagagagagaaaggaaagtGAACATTATCAGGCAGATGGACTCGCATGACACACGCGTGCTCGATGGTGCTGTCCGTATGTGCTACAGCAATGCATGCGGACAATATGCATGTATGCAATTTACCGCAAAATGTGTCGAAGAACCCTTGTAAGGTTGTGTCAGAGGGCACCCGCAAACAGTgcttacatatatatattttttttttttttttgctcctgAATGAATTTGTACGAGTTTGCAACTGAACAGAAATTTACACTTGCTAAATCTCCCCCTGCACACACGCAAAAATTATCAAATTTCGCGTGCGAGATGTGAAGCCACCTTCACGCCAGAGGCAAAGATTTGTCAGGACCGCTGACAAGGTGAGTGACACCGTTGTGGAAGATAGACAAATCGTAGAGAAATATTTTCAAGACGACCGAAAGAAAATGGCACAAAAAATTGTCAGATATAGAAAAAGTCTGTGTCTCATGCATCTCGCCATGCCTATGTCCATATATTGTGCAGTGAGTGGAAGACAACAATAAAAGTGAGTGGTCATGTGTCAAGGCCTTCCTTTTAGTTATATGTATGGTATATGCTGCAGAGCTGCCCGCAACTTTCACCATTGCTGTATCGTTTCTAGTTCCACTGGCACGAAAACTATCTAACAACCCAAGGACTTTCATGCGACGGTACtacacacgcttaaaaatgaacttcaccgcatagcacaattctagccaaccatcatttcgaatgatatcgttatctgccctgatttgttgaaaacgggaggcgtacgcctttttgtgacacttatgctgttcataattgtcacaaaaaaggcgtacgcctcccgttttcaacaaatcagggcaggtaacaatatcattcgagatgatgattggccaggagcgtgctatgcggtgaagttcatttttaagagtgcactctaaaaacagaactttaccgcatagcacgtagtgcgccaatcattgtcgCGAATGGGGGTTATcacttttgattcgaggagaaagggaagcgtacgccttttttgtggcaattaccatatacccacattgccacaaaaaggcgtacgcccccttctctcttcgaatcggaagcgataaccctatcattcgtggcaatggttggcccacagggtgttatgcggtgaagctctgtttttagagtgccaacgacaccgaatatcctctggatgtacgaatcatgtcctaacggattcgtacgtccgatatTGGATATTTCGAGGATAttcatcggacgtacgaataccttaggacattattcgtacaccCAGAAGATATGCGGTGTTGGACCTTTCCGCACGTTTTTGTTTCTTGATGCCGTGTTTCGCACTACGGACGAAGCGGCTCTTGTTAAAGGGGCAAGTACGAGTATGCAGCTGAATCATGAGCCCACCAAAATAAGTCTATATACCGACGTCGCACGATCGTCGTGGGCCAGAGAAAATTACAGAAAATATGAAATGAAGCGTTGCAAAAAGTATAGTCGTcgaatttattatgttatcaaaTCAAAGGATGGTTGGTTGGTGTTATCGAAGGCACTGTGCttacactcttagaacagaacttcaccgcacagcatgctgtgcgccaaccattgccccGAATGATGGgattatcgcttgtgattcggagagagaggggggaggggtacgcctttttgtgacaattcgaATCTATAAtaataagtgtcataaaaagcccccccttctttctctctctccctttttcTTCGACCATTCGTGCCAATGGTTGGCGTGgcgcgtgctttgcggtgaagtaaTGCTTCGAGAGTGTAATGGGAATACCGGGCATGTTATAAGACGGgagaaataaaatatatcgcgTCCCATAATCTCGTGTAGCATGGCGGGACTAAAACTCTGATGAGCTGCACATGCAGCTGACGCGTTCATTATCCTAACAAAGCTCGAATTCCCATAGACAGGAGAGCAGCAAAGACGAGGTGCATTCCTTTCGGAGAGACATGACGTAATATAGCGGAGACGCAGTAATGAGCGCTGTGCTGCTCACCAAAGGATGATGTAGCATAGGTGAGCGTCAAGCATGTGCATGTCAAGCCGCTTTCGTCACATTTAAATGTTGCTTTATATTTGCTCAAccgtcgcttttttttttcttgcagtcCTTTCACTACGCACTCTCAAAAGAAAACTGCGCCACAAAACACGGCTACCCAACCACCACACCGAATGGTATCATTCTGCATactgatttgttggaaatgagaggaggcgccgaGCTTGGACACATTATGCGTGTCCAAGATGCATgcctcctcccgttttcgacaagtCAGGAGAATTATCAGGAGAGGATACCATGAGAAACTATCATAGCCGTCGCGATGTCAAAGTCCGCCTGGGGCATCAGTGTTGCCACTCCCGTCAGAGGAGAAGTATGGAGAACCACTTATTAAAAAGTTTGGAGATTTCCGCAAAAATCTGTAGACCGCGGTAAAATATAGAACTTGCAGAATTAACGTCATATTTAAGCCAGCATTTTGTGCATTTTATCGTTTGACACTTTGACACTTTCTATTTTGCTTTTTGCATTGAAACAACGGAACGGAAATATGTGATGGTAAATGGCTTTGCTTGGCTTGGCTTTGCTTTGCTTGGCTTGGCTctctcgggttcgaatccggccaCCGGCTTTgttgtctgggtgttttccctgggtttcagacagatgtcggcacagcttcctgtgaagttggcccaggacacacgcccccccccccccctccgtttGGGTGGTGTCGACTACGCCGACTAGACGCGTGCGTCCTGCTACGGCGATGGTGTTCCACGCCGATCCTAGAACGTGGCTCTTGTCCGAATCCTAACGGCAACTGTCCTGTCTGGTTCTCCACAGGCATtttaagacaaatgttggcacagttccttgTGAAAATATGTCCAAAACGCAGGGTCCACGCGAGCAACATTCCGACAcgcagatcgctcggaaatagcacacGACCGCCACGTGAACGTCGTTAATGCGCCGGCGACTGCGCGGAGTCTATTTGCTTCCAGAGGATGCAGCAAGAATAAATGAAAAATCAAGCTTCATCATCAAACAAATCAAGACATAAGCGCTATCTAACCATATCGGTTAGTAAATAGGCCAATAGTCAGCAAAATACATTTACATCGTGTGATTAAGTCTGAACAACTTCAGTGCCACGAGCGATACAAAATATTAGGTTATAGTGACAGTCATTTTTTTAACACGCGCACCACGAAGCCATCATGAATTAaaaatgttttgtttttcacCCGAGAGTGGCGAATCGTGTGTCGGACCTCTCGTCACAGCTTTTTTAACGATTGCCCAAAAATCTCGCAAAAcagcgtaaatgcaggctagctggtgcaTAAAATCCATAACGAAATAAGCCTGAGCATGGGAACATACAGGAACACACACAACGacaattttttttatgttcGTATATTTTGTGTAGCGCAGGCTCATGTACGTTTCATTATGAAGTCAAAAAATCTTTAGATTTCATAAATAATCTGTAGATTTGTAGATGTTGCCGATAATCCGTATATTTCCATACAAATCTGTAGATGTGGCAACACTGGGCACAATAAACCTGAAACTCCCCCGCCGCCCACGTTTCTCCTTCAGAGACAAAATGCTCTTCCTTGGCGAAGACAGTGAGGGGGCGGTTGACAGAGGCTTACCGTCGCCGGTGTTTCGTGCGTCGCAGTCGCGCGCTTTATAGTGCCAAAAGGAAGAACGTAGCATACAGTAGCAACGAACTCCGAAACGAAAAATTGTATCTGTGTGAAAAATTTTATCCGGACGGGTAGGAATTGCAGTAGCTGGTCGCACAATTCAGGTgtgctacaacaacaacaactttattacgggatgatgactGGGGCAAGTGTGCTACGATGCGAATACATGTGCAGCTTTTCTATAACTATATTATAACACCGTCCTTTCttcttcatatatatatatatattttcctCAGTATTTTGTAGGAGCAActgaagcgttttttttttttttttgtgcgggTGAAAATTATGCCGGCTGTCGCTTTATTGCCCACCGTGCTGTTCAGACTTCAGAgagagacgtacgcctttttgtgtcaattatcatgcacacaaattgacacaaaaaggcgaacgcctacCTCTTTCTCTTCGAATCGAAGCGATCGCCCCatcattcatggcaatggttgggcgcagagcgtgctatgcggtgaacttcagtTTTTAGGGTGTAGTTAACCATAATCCCTAATAACATGGTTATTTTCCCTGTTTTGTTGGAAATGGAAGGAGTACCCCTATTTTGTgtcacttatgcagttatggtAATGTGTTACAAAAGGGCGTATTGGCCCCGAGTTTACCACAAATCAGGAAGGGAACGGTATACCATTCTGTGATATGGTTGACCCTCGCCGAGTTCTACAGTGAAATCCTGGTCCGAGTGTGTTGCTATTCAAAAACCTTAGGGAACGGGCTAGCATCTCTCATATGCTTTACATGCGCTGGTTTCAAGTATTAACCTTGTTGCTGCCTTAAACAGCCGCTCTTTCAGGTGCGCTAGAGCGTGTGTGCAACTCGAGCGACACTGAAGTTCGTTAGCTCTCATCACGTGGTTGCACCTGGGCATAATTACCACGCGCACTAATTTCCGAGATGACATCCTCTgagtaaaaaaaatataaaaaagccGCTCGTCCGTCGGGTCTTCTAATTATCTTCCCGTTCCCCCTTCTGCTTGTACAAATCAATTTCAATGCCGTGACCAGGGGTACTTTTGGACggtacaattttttaaattttgaaaatgtttctCTCATTTCCGCTTTTCCCAGTGAACATTTGAGACTCTGTTCTTGCTTGAAACGTTGCTGTTATGCGAGAGCATGGAGCGTGTAATTTAAAGCGAAGTCCGTCCGTAAATGAGCTAGCCGCGTTGCACATGTTTCACGGACAGAGTGGGATTAAGGCTGGAGGAGCACGAGATTTCATAAACCTTCTCGTCTGGTTAAACTCATAATTGCCGAGTTCAAAAAAGTTTTGCGCACCGCATCGAAAGTGGCTCAGCTGTTACGaatacgaacaacaacaactttattacgggatgatgacAGGGGACTTTCATCGCCATGCGTGATACTCTgccccactgctggtggtgatgatgcggggaatgaaataatgagccccttaacaatatggatcgaagtcctgtggcgtcccgAAAGGTGGAGAGAGCCTtaagggcagagcgttggtgcgctggatgtggccagggaccaagcaattttgtgagagatagcgggcgggagtctagctcttTAAGGGTACTGTTTAAGAGTACTGTTCGAGCAGGCTGGTAGTGTTGGCAGGTTGGTAGTACGAATACGTAAAACAAAGTGCATGTGGTAGAAACGAAAATGTGTCCCtgctctagaccgcttggacaatagaagcttcggtatacactctaaaaacagaacttcgccgcatagcacgctgtgtgctaaccattgccacgaatgatagggttatcgcttctgattcgaagagagagaggggaggggggggcgtacgcctttttgtggcaatttggacatatggaaattgccacaaaaaggcgtacgccccccctctgtcttccaattacaagcggtaaccctatcattcgtggcaatggttggcgcacagcgtgctatgcggtgaagttctgtatttagaagtcggcccaggacgcacatccccccagggcgtcagtcgtgacgttgcccacatacgtgaggccgacaacggcaagccccatcaccacccaccaccaccaccatctgtatttagagtgtacgctcttaaaaatgagggggggggggttgaggtagcttgccgttgttggccgcactcaagtgggcatcgtcacgaccatagaaaaaaaaaaaaaaaatagggaagtgggagaggggagctgaagacttcaaagtgatgcctacactcttaaaaatgaacttcaccgcatagcacgctcctagccaaccaccatcgcgaatgatatcgttacctgccctgatttgttgaaagcgggaggcgtacgccttttttgtgacacttatgctgttcataattgtcacaaaaaaggcgtacgcctcccgttttcaacaaatcagggcagatggcGATATCATttcagatgatggttggctaggagcgtgctatgcggtgaagttcatttttaagagtgtaggcaggatggccgatactgatgggacggaggcacactgtaggtgagaggtgcatgTTGCATAACTTAAAGGAGGACGATGGGCGACTAGGTGCATGCGATTGCGATTAGCGCGCGGCTCCTGGCTCGGGTTGGGATTCGGGGACTTGTGAATTAAAGCTTGTTGGTGTTGGTCACCTGGAGCTTCGGTCGGTCTGACTCATTACGTAATacaatttggtgccgaaacccgggagcccCCGCCCTCCACATCGAAGCCAGATTACTCCGAAAGCTCCAGCAGCCAGCCATGGAACGCCTTAAACGAACCCGAGGTGGAACCCGTGGTTTCTTGACAAGGACCATGGTTCGCCTGACCGACCTGTTGGCTCAGCCCAATCCATCGGGCGAAGACGTCGAAGCTGTCCTCGAATATCTCGTCACGAAACGACAAGCTCTCTACGACCTTGATCGCTCCATCTTGGAGGCAACCCCAGAAGACGAGTTGGACGCAGAACTCAGCGGCGCATTGGAATACGAACAGAACCTCGAAGAGGCCATCGCACGAGCACGTCGGTCGCTGCGACACATCCCGACTTCGGCGCCCGTTGTCCAGCAGCGCTCTGATGCCTCGAAGTCTGTCGCACTTCCGAAACTCCAGATCCCAAAGTTCTCCGGCAAACTTCAGGAATGGCAACAATTTTGGGAGCATTTCGACGTGTCAATTCATTCCAACCAGGCGCTAGCCGCTGTCGAGAAGTTCAAGTATCTAGCGTCCTACCTAGTCGACGACGCGAGGCGCACTATCGAAGGCATACGCATCAATGGGGACAATTACCCCACCGCCATCGCGGCCCTCAAGCACAGGTACGGCCGGCCAGGTTTATTGACGTCCGAGCACATCGACGCGCTACTAGCTCTTCGTCCGGTGACTTGTTCTGGACAGGTGTCCCAGTTAAGGCATCTACTTGACGAGGTCTCCTTTCGCACGTCTGCGTTGGCTGCGTTGGACGTTCCCAAGGAGCACTACGCCGTTATCCTTGAACGCGTCATCACGCGGTGCCTTCCCGAGGACCTTTGTGTGCTCTTTCGTCAACGAAGGGTAGATGCGACCGATGCCTCACGTCGAGAACGCGGCGGCGACGATGCTACCGATGCCTCACGTCGAGACCGCGGAGGAGGTGGCGCAGTAGATACGCCGACGGAAAACGTCGAGGCTCTTATCTCCTTTCTCAAAGTCCAAGTCGAGACGCGGGAAGAAGTTGCCTTAACTCGTGCAACCGGTCAGGCCTCCCAGCGTCCGAGCCGAAGTCCAAGCATTCTCCCTAGCCCGGCGACTGCCTCAGCCCTAGCAGCGACGAGCGGGCGTTCTCCGGGGCTAATGGATCATCAGCTACGTCCGAGTTCTCGGCCACCGTCTGACTCGTGCCCATTGTGTGGGTCCACCGATCACCCGCTTCAGTCCTGTACAGTCTATTTGTCCCCCGCCGACAAGAAGCTACGTATATCTCGAACAGGCAGATGTTTTCGATGTGGGAAACCTGGTCATCCTTCAAGACTGTGCAGAACGGCAGCGCTGTTGTCCTGCGCCACTTGCCACGGCCGGCACCTTTCTGTACTGTGCGACATCCAGAGGCGTGATGCCCCGCAGCGCACCAGCGAGACACCCGTTTCTCAATCGGGGAGGCAGAATTCGACTCCGCAACCCCTCAGCCGAACTACGACATCACTAGCCTCAAGTCTGCAGAATACTGGGGGAATTGCTCGGCTGCAAACTGCTACAGTGTGGGCGTCTGGCCCGGCGGGCAGAAGGCAAATTCGCATCCTCCTCGACACCGGAAGCCAGCAGACGTTCATTCGACGTGACCTTTTGCAGCAGCTGAGGTGCGAGGTCGAGGGTGAAGAGAGTTTGTCTGTATTCTCATTTGCGGCGACGCATCCCAAGCATTACCGCTGCGAGCAGGTCACGGTGCGCCTCGAATCCCTCTTCGAAAGCGACTCCGTTGCCGACTTAACGGCTCTTGGCGTCGACGACCTTTGCCACGTCGTTGTTCCTCCATTGGGCATCAAGACAATCAGGGTGATGCAAGAGCGCGGCTTGCCGTTCGCTGACACATGTCACACCGCAGAGATTGGAGTGTTGGTGGGAGCAGACTACTATTGGAAGGTAGTCACCGGTAATGTCGAACGCCTCGCTACCGACCTCATAGCCGTTGAAACCATCTTCGGATGGATTGTACAGAACGTCGGTGGTCCCGTCCGTGGGACGATATCATCGTTGGTGTCAGTCTTCTTCCTCGCACACGAAGATCAGGATCACTTCGAGAGTATTGACCCGTCAGAGATGTGGCGTCTGGACGCCCTCGGTATTGCCGACCACGTTGCCGGCGACGACGACTCCGTCGCCTCACTTTGCTTCTCAAGTCAAGTAGAAAAGCGTAATGGCCGCTATGTGGTTCCACTTATGGTTAAGGGCTCTGGACTTCCAGCCGAAGCAAACAACCGGGTAACGGCCGCGCAGCGGCTGGTCGCGCAGTTGCGGCGTTTTCGTACTTCCCCGCAGCTACTTCACAATTACGATTCCGTCATTCGGGAATACTTTGACGAGGGTCATGCCGAACGGGTTGCTGATGTTTCGAACCAAACCGACAACGTGTACTACATGCCCCATCACGCCGTGATCCGGAAAGACGCCGTAACGACGAAGCTCCGCGTCGTCTTCGATGCCTCGTCTCACTGCCCCGGCCAACCGTCTCTAAACAGTCTCCTCATGAAAGGACCCAAGCTGAACGCCGACCTCATACATCTATTACTAGTGTTTCGCTGCAGCACCG is a window encoding:
- the LOC135395193 gene encoding uncharacterized protein LOC135395193, which codes for MVRLTDLLAQPNPSGEDVEAVLEYLVTKRQALYDLDRSILEATPEDELDAELSGALEYEQNLEEAIARARRSLRHIPTSAPVVQQRSDASKSVALPKLQIPKFSGKLQEWQQFWEHFDVSIHSNQALAAVEKFKYLASYLVDDARRTIEGIRINGDNYPTAIAALKHRYGRPGLLTSEHIDALLALRPVTCSGQVSQLRHLLDEVSFRTSALAALDVPKEHYAVILERVITRCLPEDLCVLFRQRRVDATDASRRERGGDDATDASRRDRGGGGAVDTPTENVEALISFLKVQVETREEVALTRATGQASQRPSRSPSILPSPATASALAATSGRSPGLMDHQLRPSSRPPSDSCPLCGSTDHPLQSCTVYLSPADKKLRISRTGRCFRCGKPGHPSRLCRTAALLSCATCHGRHLSVLCDIQRRDAPQRTSETPVSQSGRQNSTPQPLSRTTTSLASSLQNTGGIARLQTATVWASGPAGRRQIRILLDTGSQQTFIRRDLLQQLRCEVEGEESLSVFSFAATHPKHYRCEQVTVRLESLFESDSVADLTALGVDDLCHVVVPPLGIKTIRVMQERGLPFADTCHTAEIGVLVGADYYWKVVTGNVERLATDLIAVETIFGWIVQNVGGPVRGTISSLVSVFFLAHEDQDHFESIDPSEMWRLDALGIADHVAGDDDSVASLCFSSQVEKRNGRYVVPLMVKGSGLPAEANNRVTAAQRLVAQLRRFRTSPQLLHNYDSVIREYFDEGHAERVADVSNQTDNVYYMPHHAVIRKDAVTTKLRVVFDASSHCPGQPSLNSLLMKGPKLNADLIHLLLVFRCSTVVLTADIRKAYLQISIRTDDRDLLRFLWVQDVAAHESPQIEEWRMTRVPFGATSSPFLLAATLQHHLASVASRYPMTVPRLCTGFYVDDLVVGCTSEPDALQVYGDTIDILQEAGMDIRKWTSNSSALRERFLSDEVSYDNASDGNATIKVLGLLWDRDTDSLTFSVKRALTLSASHPPTKRTVLKTFSLIYDPLGYLAPFIVTAKLLFQNLWRKSLPWDAEFATEDLVVWEKWKAELSGIDALHLSRSVFPESKALLDVHCFADASPKAYGTTVYVRSRPNNGTTSTRLLLARARLAPLKELSLPRLELLACLLSTRLYRHISTVEALKVAPVHLWTDSSIALQWIQCDTNTRPSFVKSMVAKILSSSRPEQWRHCNGRDNPADLVTRGISARCLRNSPLWWSGPPWLSAGDIGPPTIPDPNGNDTCTTVSAAPEAPDTEVVVHPVSATQNWMDLSA